A segment of the Niveibacterium umoris genome:
ACCACTGACCGTCAAACAGAACAGGGAGGATGGTAGGTAATCGCTGCAATCAGAGTGGTTTCGCGCCCGGACACAAGCCTTCCTTTGCGTTCGGGCGCGAAACCACTCAATCGTCGTCACACAGACGAACGGCACACACAACACGCGCCTCGTCTCGAATCTCGCGTGCAGGTTTCAGAACCATTGACCGCCGCGGTCAGCATGCATGCCACCCACACCCAAAAGAGGGTGCATCTGGGCAACGCTCCCATGCAGCAAGTCATGACCCGGTCACTGCCAAACAGGGCAACTGGCCCCACGTCACTACTGGAACCGCATATCTCGTCGGCGGTTGACCTTGGTCATATCCGGCCCCTAAGCAAATCGGCGGCGCTAGCAGATTCAGCGGGATTTCTCGGAAATGCTGATTTGCTTCAAAACAAGAGGGCACCTAGAACAGAAGCAGACAGCGCCTTGCGCTGACAGCCCTTTGCGGCTCGCCCCGATCAAGGCACTGCACGTCCAGGAAATCGACAGCGGAGCCTCACATGCCCACACGCTCACTGCAATCCCGATCGCGCAAGCATCTCGCAATGCTCAACATCATTGTGGCTGTCCTTGGTGCGCTGGTCTCCGGCTCAACGTCGGCAATGCTCATCAATCGCGGCGCGGGTCTGGTCTACGACGATTACCTGAACATCACCTGGCTCCAATCGGATCCGTTTGGCACGGCGGCGGATTGGAACGCCGCGAACAAACTCGTAGCCGATTTCACCTACTACGACCCACTGCGGAACAAAACGTGGGGCGACTGGCGCCTCCCAAAGGTCACACCGGTCCGCGGCGTATTCAACTACTCGTTCAGCAACAACGGCAGTACCGACTACGGCACTGCAGATACCGGTGGATGGGGGCGCCACTCCGAATTGGGTGCGATGTATTACCGCGACCTAGGTAACCTGGGCCACTGCATGCCCTATCGGCCCGGCCAACCCTACTTCGACGCCATTGGCTCCGGCTCCATCTGCGGGGACTGGCCCATCTGGTGGTCACCCAAACCGGGGCTAAAGAACGCCGTCTACGACCCCGACGGCGCAGCAATTGAATTTGCCATCGAACCTGTCGTGTATTGGACCGCCACTGCATTTTCACCCTACCCGGATGACTTCGCGTGGGCGTTCGACATGGCGAACGGCGAACAGACATTCAAATCGCAAACCCTGTCAGGGCATATCTGGGCGGTGATGGATGGGGATGTGGGCGCCACTCCCTCCATTCCTGAGCCGGGCTCGCTCGTGCTCGTCCTCGCAGCCCTAGCAGCGGCCTCCTTCGCAACGCGTACCCGGATCCTTGTGGCGCAGCCCGACGAAGCCTCATGCAAGACCCCAATCCCCCCCGCTCCGGCCAGTGACCACAACAGTCTACAAGGCGCCATCATCCACGCAATAGAGACATTGTCTAGACGGATTCGCCAAGCTTTCATCATGCACTCCCCATCTTGCAAATTGATGGCAACGCCTACGATCTATATGCAGCACCCGCTCCCCTATCTCTGCAGCACGATTGCGATCGTACTAATTCCACAACTTACTGCAGCCCAAGTTGACTGCTCCTTGTTAGATCCGAGGCAGTCCGTATCAAAGGAGAAGGAGGCAAAGATTACCGGAAGCGTCGAAACTCTATTCAAAGTAGCAAAAGCCGGCGGAAATGTGGAGGGCCGCCTAACCGAGGAGATAAAGAACATAGAAGGAGCGGCCGCAGCAAGCGAGCAATCAATTGTTCGCCTCCGGGCCATCTACCTGTTTTGCGGAATGATTGCCAATTCTTTCGAAATACCTATAGACAAGAAAGTCTCCCTGTTTGCGCAAATGGTAAACGCCGCCGAACAGAAACCGAAGGCTTCGACAACCCGTGACACGCCGCAGAGCCACCCGGTGGCAACCGACAAGCAGCAGCTGCAGCAACAAGGCAACTCAACACCCCAAACGGTTGGTCGGCCACAGCGCACTGTGCTTTTCGAGGATACATTCGACAAACAACCAAGATGGAAATCCACGCAATTTCAGAATTCCGGGAGGACCCTTTATCGGGATGGATGGTACACGCTACAAAACACCACCGAGAATCTTGCCTTCTACATGCGCCTGAACGAGGCTGGGTATTTCCCAGCTGCAGTAAGAATAGAGGTCACAATACGACTAAACTCAGGACCCATTGACAGACCATTTGGACTGATAGTTGCCGCAACGGATGATGAATTCAAAAACGCATTTGGTGTTCTCATACGTGGTGATGGCGCATCGTTTATCTATAGATGGGAGAACGAAGTAGCGTCAACTGAAATGTACTTGCCACCTCATCCGGCAATTCGCACTGGATATGGCGCGACCAACCAACTTACAGTTGAAATCCAAGACAACGAATTGATTTACTTCATTAATGGCATACAGATTGGGAGATATAGAGCCGCAGTCCGGCTCAGAGGCTACATTGGCTTCCACACGGACTACCCTGGATTGGATGTTGGCTTCAACGATCTGCGCGTTACCC
Coding sequences within it:
- a CDS encoding PEP-CTERM sorting domain-containing protein, encoding MLNIIVAVLGALVSGSTSAMLINRGAGLVYDDYLNITWLQSDPFGTAADWNAANKLVADFTYYDPLRNKTWGDWRLPKVTPVRGVFNYSFSNNGSTDYGTADTGGWGRHSELGAMYYRDLGNLGHCMPYRPGQPYFDAIGSGSICGDWPIWWSPKPGLKNAVYDPDGAAIEFAIEPVVYWTATAFSPYPDDFAWAFDMANGEQTFKSQTLSGHIWAVMDGDVGATPSIPEPGSLVLVLAALAAASFATRTRILVAQPDEASCKTPIPPAPASDHNSLQGAIIHAIETLSRRIRQAFIMHSPSCKLMATPTIYMQHPLPYLCSTIAIVLIPQLTAAQVDCSLLDPRQSVSKEKEAKITGSVETLFKVAKAGGNVEGRLTEEIKNIEGAAAASEQSIVRLRAIYLFCGMIANSFEIPIDKKVSLFAQMVNAAEQKPKASTTRDTPQSHPVATDKQQLQQQGNSTPQTVGRPQRTVLFEDTFDKQPRWKSTQFQNSGRTLYRDGWYTLQNTTENLAFYMRLNEAGYFPAAVRIEVTIRLNSGPIDRPFGLIVAATDDEFKNAFGVLIRGDGASFIYRWENEVASTEMYLPPHPAIRTGYGATNQLTVEIQDNELIYFINGIQIGRYRAAVRLRGYIGFHTDYPGLDVGFNDLRVTQ